A single genomic interval of Schistocerca americana isolate TAMUIC-IGC-003095 chromosome 2, iqSchAmer2.1, whole genome shotgun sequence harbors:
- the LOC124593924 gene encoding extensin-like: MPRSTAETMETTAQQSCRGYIKTSQHGTDRLVASPNRRLSVSSPLRLIASPYRRFPESSPARIIVLHVSPPPRLAACTSRRLHVSPAPRIAASPSRRLPVSPPPCLAASPYRRLPVSPPPRLVSPPRHLAASPSRRLPVSPPPQLVSPPPRIAASPSRRLPVSPPPRLVSPPPCLAASPYRRLPVSPPPRLVSPPRHLAASPSRRLPVSPPPQLVSPPPRIAASPSRLLPVSPPPRLVSPPPRLAASLSRRLPVSPPPHLAASRLAASPYRRLPVSPPPRIAASPYRRLPVSPPPRLVSPPPRLAASLYRRLPVSPPRRLAASPSRRLHDSSRSLHVSPPPRLAASPSRRLHVSPPPRLTASPSRRLPVSPPPRLAASPSRRLHVSPPPHLATSPYRRLPVSPPPRLAASPSRRLPVSPPPRLAASPSRRLPASPPPRLVSPPPRLAASPYRRLPVSPPP; the protein is encoded by the exons ATGCCGCGCTCAACAGCAGAAACTATG GAAACAACAGCTCAACAAAGCTGCAGAGGGTATATAAAGACAAGTCAGCATGGGACCGACCGTCTCGTCGCCTCTCCGAATCGTCGCCTATCCGTCTCGTCGCCTCTCCGTCTCATCGCTTCTCCGTACCGTCGCTTCCCCGAATCGTCGCCTGCCCGTATCATCGTTCTCCACGTCTCGCCGCCTCCCCGTCTCGCCGCCTGCACGTCTCGCCGCCTCCACGTCTCGCCGGCTCCCCGTATCGCCGCCTCCCCGTCTCGCCGCCTCCCCGTCTCGCCGCCTCCATGTCTCGCCGCCTCCCCGTATCGCCGCCTCCCCGTCTCGCCGCCACCACGACTCGTCTCGCCGCCTCGACATCTCGCCGCCTCCCCGTCTCGCCGCCTCCCCGTCTCGCCGCCTCCACAACTCGTCTCGCCGCCTCCCCGTATCGCCGCCTCCCCGTCTCGCCGCCTCCCCGTCTCGCCGCCTCCACGACTCGTCTCGCCACCTCCATGTCTCGCCGCCTCCCCGTATCGCCGCCTTCCCGTCTCGCCGCCACCACGACTCGTCTCGCCGCCTCGACATCTCGCCGCCTCCCCGTCTCGCCGCCTCCCCGTCTCGCCGCCTCCACAACTCGTCTCGCCGCCTCCCCGTATCGCCGCCTCCCCGTCTCGCCTCCTCCCCGTCTCGCCGCCTCCACGACTCGTCTCGCCGCCTCCACGTCTCGCCGCCTCCCTGTCTCGCCGCCTCCCCGTctcgccgcctccacatctcgccGCCTCCCGTCTCGCCGCCTCCCCGTATCGCCGCCTCCCCGTCTCGCCGCCTCCCCGTATCGCCGCCTCCCCGTATCGCCGTCTCCCCGTCTCGCCGCCTCCACGTCTCGTCTCGCCGCCTCCACGTCTCGCCGCCTCCCTGTATCGCCGCCTCCCCGTATCGCCGCCTCGCCGTCTCGCCGCCTCCCCGTCTCGCCGCCTCCACGACTCGTCTCGCAGCCTCCACGTCTCGCCGCCTCCCCGTCTCGCCGCCTCCCCGTCTCGCCGCCTCCACGTCTCGCCGCCTCCCCGTCTCACCGCCTCCCCGTCTCGCCGCCTCCCCGTCTCGCCGCCTCCCCGTCTCGCCGCCTCCCCGTCTCGCCGCCTCCACGTctcgccgcctccacatctcgccACCTCCCCATATCGCCGCCTCCCCGTCTCGCCGCCTCCACGTCTCGCTGCCTCCCCGTCTCGCCGCCTCCCCGTCTCGCCGCCTCCCCGTCTCGCCGCCTCCCCGTCTCGCCGCCTCCCCGCATCGCCGCCTCCACGACTCGTCTCGCCGCCTCCACGTCTCGCCGCCTCCCCGTATCGCCGCCTCCCCGTCTCGCCGCCTCCGTGA